From a single Alloactinosynnema sp. L-07 genomic region:
- a CDS encoding MFS transporter: MTVTDTPSRSLWHADTRATTVGMLLLITIAAFEHLGVSTAMPRMLADLDGGEYYSWPFTAFLAASVMATVLSGRACDRVGPGPVLYVGPALFLAGLLVAGTADGMATLLVGRVLQGLGLGTEIVAVYVLVALIYPERSRPAAFGLLAAAWVVPSIVGPTLAGLVTERLGWRWVFLGLAPLALLGAILLVPALRSLPAPTKAPSTRRGLPLAAVAAGLGIPAVSWAAQHPSLGTLWLAVAGVALLVPALRTLLPKGTLTARRGLPSAVLARGLLAGAFFGVEAFLPLTLTSVHGYSPAMAGLPLTLGALGWSAASHWQGRHPDIARTTLIRWGFAILAVGLAATVFVAPSWGFDWLAAVVWIVCGVGMGLSFPSINVLVLGISSEQERGFNSSAVQVADMLFSAACVGFGGVLLVSLASAAAPAAAVIPLNLVMAGVAVVGFVLFSRREPKPV; this comes from the coding sequence GTGACGGTCACCGATACCCCCAGCAGGTCCCTGTGGCACGCCGATACCCGCGCGACGACGGTCGGCATGCTGCTCCTCATCACCATCGCCGCGTTCGAACACCTTGGCGTGAGCACCGCGATGCCGCGGATGCTCGCCGATCTCGACGGCGGCGAGTACTACTCGTGGCCGTTCACCGCCTTCCTCGCCGCGAGCGTCATGGCCACTGTCCTGTCCGGCCGAGCCTGCGACCGGGTCGGGCCGGGCCCGGTGCTCTACGTGGGACCCGCGTTGTTCCTCGCAGGCCTCCTGGTCGCGGGCACGGCCGACGGCATGGCCACGCTGCTGGTCGGCCGGGTGCTGCAGGGTCTGGGGCTCGGCACCGAGATCGTCGCTGTGTACGTGCTCGTCGCGCTCATCTATCCCGAGCGGTCCCGGCCCGCGGCGTTCGGCCTGCTGGCGGCGGCCTGGGTGGTGCCCTCCATCGTCGGGCCGACGCTGGCGGGCCTGGTGACCGAGCGTCTCGGCTGGCGCTGGGTGTTCCTCGGCCTGGCGCCGCTCGCCCTGCTCGGCGCGATCCTGCTGGTGCCCGCGCTGCGCTCGCTGCCCGCGCCGACGAAGGCGCCCTCGACCCGGCGCGGTCTGCCGCTGGCCGCCGTCGCCGCCGGACTGGGCATCCCGGCGGTGAGCTGGGCAGCCCAACACCCCTCACTCGGGACGCTCTGGCTGGCGGTCGCCGGGGTCGCGCTGCTGGTGCCCGCGCTCCGCACGCTGCTGCCGAAGGGAACCCTGACCGCGCGCCGCGGCCTGCCCAGTGCCGTGCTCGCCCGCGGGCTGCTCGCGGGCGCGTTCTTCGGTGTCGAGGCGTTCCTCCCGCTGACGCTGACATCCGTGCACGGGTACTCGCCCGCCATGGCCGGGTTGCCACTGACACTGGGCGCGCTCGGATGGTCGGCGGCGTCGCACTGGCAGGGCAGACACCCCGACATCGCCCGCACCACTCTGATCCGCTGGGGCTTCGCGATCCTCGCGGTCGGGCTCGCCGCCACCGTGTTCGTCGCCCCGTCGTGGGGCTTCGACTGGCTCGCCGCGGTGGTGTGGATCGTGTGCGGGGTCGGGATGGGGCTGTCGTTCCCGTCGATCAATGTCCTGGTGCTGGGCATCTCCAGCGAGCAGGAGCGTGGGTTCAACTCCTCGGCGGTGCAGGTGGCCGACATGCTGTTCTCGGCGGCCTGCGTGGGCTTCGGCGGTGTGCTGCTTGTCTCGCTTGCCTCCGCCGCCGCGCCCGCCGCCGCGGTCATCCCGCTCAACCTGGTCATGGCAGGTGTCGCGGTCGTCGGATTCGTCCTGTTCAGCCGCCGCGAGCCGAAGCCGGTGTGA
- a CDS encoding DUF397 domain-containing protein — translation MTEIRNGVSAALVTGARWRKGSRSGAVGNCVEVSPVGDGRTAIRDSKAPSGPTLVFHGQVIRSFATAARGGVLRMPTAETYLRRLVARGYDFLHPRDAKGEIAAVVGVRAHNNVIDVIRLHAEDNAIASRLPSDAADVLNPSDVLWQRAGWATDVLRDLIALPDDRTPGAMSRPRGETSAAGCWIPTAPGRAKWLPATA, via the coding sequence ATGACCGAGATCCGCAACGGAGTGTCCGCAGCACTGGTAACCGGCGCCCGCTGGCGCAAGGGAAGTCGCAGCGGCGCGGTCGGCAACTGTGTCGAGGTTTCGCCGGTCGGCGACGGCCGCACCGCCATCCGCGACTCGAAGGCACCCTCGGGCCCGACGCTGGTGTTCCACGGCCAGGTCATCCGCTCGTTCGCCACCGCCGCGCGCGGCGGCGTGCTGCGCATGCCCACCGCCGAGACCTACCTGCGCAGGCTCGTGGCCCGCGGCTACGACTTCCTGCACCCGCGCGACGCCAAGGGCGAGATCGCCGCTGTCGTCGGCGTGCGCGCACACAACAACGTCATCGACGTCATTCGGCTGCACGCCGAGGACAACGCGATCGCCTCGCGCCTGCCCTCCGACGCCGCCGACGTGCTCAACCCCAGCGACGTGCTCTGGCAGCGCGCAGGCTGGGCCACCGACGTACTCCGCGACCTGATCGCCCTCCCGGACGACCGCACCCCCGGCGCCATGTCCCGCCCACGAGGCGAGACCTCGGCCGCGGGCTGCTGGATCCCCACGGCCCCCGGCCGCGCGAAATGGCTTCCCGCGACGGCCTGA
- a CDS encoding S8/S53 family peptidase — MGTEEQRQDDRNRGKGTHPTRLVTVPTDVFSRHRVRVLDPATAVRYQGTKGLASTAYRADTLLLPLRIALDPEAVATLNKVIEPLGAQLVPRLPRTDRWQRAVKTLDRELAVPVAVRLRAGVRADVMPDPWAVLALLRNELAPEQVAGISLEHIVGAASVFGGGAPYGGGVPYGGGVPYGGGVPYGGGVPYGGGVPYGGGVPSGSVGLATGSRNPVQMFLPKPVRRPAADLSAGRRPVVAVLDTGIGTHPWLPVGVPGDDPVVEVSTEFQGLLADLESTMTAESGDAFPSLVSPFEERDIIQPLLGLTDSHAGHGTFVAGLVHQTCPDARVLSLRVLHTDGVTTDASVLLALEWLRDRVKDAIDNDRPDEIVDVVSLSLGFYPENTDQTTGALLADAVRRLTDLGVVVVAAAGNDATTRPFVPAALALNSDGSNTGNDLLVAVGALNAAGTSIAAFSNDGEWVKRWAPGNAIVSTVPLWQGAEAGDISLPRTLGTGTRMRSGPDPDDLTTGFAIWAGTSFATPVVAGILASKLAAAPDTLNLADRVTRATTALGETDKDLADRGWIS; from the coding sequence GTGGGGACCGAAGAGCAGCGACAGGACGACCGCAACCGCGGCAAGGGCACGCATCCGACCCGGTTGGTGACCGTGCCGACCGATGTGTTCAGCCGCCACCGCGTGCGGGTGCTCGACCCTGCCACCGCCGTGCGCTACCAGGGCACCAAAGGCCTGGCATCGACGGCGTACCGGGCGGACACGCTGCTCCTGCCCTTGCGTATCGCGCTGGATCCCGAGGCCGTCGCGACGCTGAACAAGGTGATCGAGCCGCTGGGCGCGCAGCTGGTTCCCCGGCTGCCGCGCACCGACCGCTGGCAGCGCGCGGTCAAGACGCTCGATCGCGAACTCGCTGTTCCGGTCGCCGTCCGCCTCCGCGCGGGCGTGCGCGCCGACGTCATGCCGGATCCATGGGCGGTTCTCGCCCTACTACGCAATGAACTCGCGCCCGAACAGGTGGCCGGGATCAGTTTGGAGCACATCGTGGGTGCTGCTTCGGTGTTCGGAGGTGGAGCGCCTTACGGCGGCGGAGTCCCGTACGGCGGTGGCGTGCCCTACGGCGGCGGGGTTCCCTACGGGGGCGGCGTGCCCTACGGCGGCGGCGTTCCCTACGGGGGCGGCGTGCCATCGGGTTCAGTCGGACTGGCGACCGGGAGCCGCAACCCGGTCCAGATGTTCTTGCCCAAGCCGGTGCGTCGTCCGGCCGCGGATCTGTCCGCCGGGCGGCGGCCGGTCGTCGCGGTGCTCGACACCGGGATCGGCACCCACCCGTGGCTGCCGGTCGGCGTGCCCGGCGACGACCCGGTCGTCGAGGTGTCCACCGAATTCCAAGGGCTGCTCGCCGACCTGGAGTCGACGATGACGGCGGAGAGCGGAGACGCCTTCCCCTCGCTGGTCTCGCCATTCGAGGAACGCGACATCATCCAGCCGCTGCTGGGACTGACGGACTCGCACGCGGGCCACGGCACCTTCGTCGCCGGGCTCGTGCACCAGACCTGCCCGGACGCGCGCGTGCTGTCGCTTCGGGTCCTGCACACCGATGGCGTCACCACCGATGCCTCCGTGCTGCTCGCGCTCGAATGGCTGCGCGACCGGGTGAAGGACGCGATCGACAACGACCGGCCGGACGAGATCGTCGACGTCGTGTCGCTCTCGCTGGGCTTCTACCCGGAGAACACCGACCAGACGACCGGCGCTCTGCTCGCCGACGCCGTCCGCAGGCTCACCGACCTCGGCGTCGTCGTGGTCGCCGCCGCGGGTAACGACGCCACCACCCGGCCGTTCGTGCCCGCCGCGCTCGCGCTGAACAGCGACGGCAGCAACACCGGCAACGACCTGCTGGTCGCGGTCGGAGCGCTCAACGCGGCAGGTACGAGCATCGCCGCGTTCAGCAACGACGGCGAGTGGGTCAAGCGCTGGGCGCCGGGCAACGCGATCGTCAGCACGGTCCCGCTGTGGCAGGGCGCGGAGGCAGGCGACATCAGCCTGCCCCGGACGCTCGGCACCGGGACCAGGATGCGCAGCGGGCCCGACCCGGACGACCTCACCACGGGATTCGCGATCTGGGCGGGCACCTCGTTCGCGACCCCGGTCGTGGCGGGCATCCTCGCGAGCAAGCTCGCCGCCGCGCCGGACACCCTGAATCTGGCCGACCGGGTGACCAGGGCGACCACCGCGCTCGGCGAAACGGATAAAGACTTGGCCGACAGGGGATGGATCTCCTGA
- a CDS encoding DegV family protein, with the protein MRVAVVTDSTASLPAELAAQWRLRVVPVQVSIDGHLDDEGRIPHAAVLDALRAGRAVSTEPPAAAAFFWAYQQAAADGADAVVSLHISARQSKTYEHALEAARQSTIPVHVLDSGTSGMSMGYAAAAAARVAAAGGDPERVMATLAKRLDDSSELIYVDTLEYLRKGGRIGAAAKLIGSALSLKPLLTMREGQIAPLDKVLGANRALRRLADTAVRRADGREVDVAVEHVGAPDQAKMLLDEITPRIPRTRVAIITEVSSALAIHLGPGALGITISPA; encoded by the coding sequence ATGAGGGTCGCCGTCGTCACCGATTCCACCGCGAGCCTGCCCGCCGAACTGGCGGCGCAGTGGCGGCTGCGGGTGGTCCCGGTACAGGTCAGCATCGACGGCCACCTCGACGACGAGGGCCGGATCCCACACGCCGCCGTGCTCGACGCGCTGCGGGCGGGCCGGGCGGTGTCGACCGAGCCGCCCGCCGCCGCGGCGTTCTTCTGGGCCTACCAACAGGCCGCGGCCGACGGCGCCGACGCCGTGGTCTCCCTACACATCTCCGCGCGCCAGTCGAAGACCTATGAGCACGCGCTGGAAGCCGCCCGACAGTCGACCATCCCGGTGCACGTGCTCGATTCGGGCACGTCAGGCATGAGCATGGGCTACGCCGCCGCCGCTGCCGCCAGGGTCGCGGCCGCGGGCGGCGACCCGGAGCGGGTCATGGCCACGCTGGCGAAGCGGCTCGACGACAGCAGCGAACTGATCTACGTCGACACCCTGGAGTACCTGCGCAAGGGCGGGCGAATCGGCGCGGCGGCCAAGCTGATCGGCAGCGCCCTGTCCCTCAAGCCACTGCTGACGATGCGCGAGGGCCAGATCGCACCCTTGGACAAGGTCCTCGGCGCGAACCGGGCGCTGCGCAGGCTGGCCGACACGGCCGTCCGCCGGGCCGATGGCCGCGAGGTCGACGTGGCGGTCGAGCATGTCGGCGCTCCCGACCAAGCCAAGATGCTGCTGGACGAGATCACGCCGCGGATCCCGCGGACCCGGGTGGCGATCATCACCGAGGTGAGTTCCGCCCTGGCCATCCACTTGGGACCGGGCGCGCTGGGCATCACCATCTCGCCCGCATAG
- a CDS encoding electron transfer flavoprotein subunit alpha/FixB family protein gives MSEVLVLVDHVDGEIKKVTFELLTAARQLGEPSAVVVGSPGTAAKLKESLASYGAAKVYVAESADATAYLVTPKVDVLAALVEKTAPAAVLIAATADGKEVAGRLAARTGSGLLVDAIGIEGSAGDVTAVQSIFGGAFVVKSKSNKGTPIVSVRPGGLEAEPAQGAAAEETVDVPATDAAKSARITGQEPIVGGDRPELTEASIVVSGGRGVGSAEQFEVVEKLADAFGAAVGASRAAVDSGYYPAQFQVGQTGKTVSPQLYVALGISGAIQHRAGMQTSKTIVAVNKDAEAPIFEIADFGVVGDLFAVAPQLTDEVAKRKG, from the coding sequence ATGTCCGAAGTTCTGGTCCTCGTCGACCACGTCGACGGCGAGATCAAGAAGGTCACCTTCGAGCTGCTGACCGCGGCCCGCCAACTCGGCGAGCCGTCGGCCGTGGTCGTCGGCTCGCCCGGCACCGCGGCCAAGCTCAAGGAGTCGCTGGCGTCCTACGGCGCGGCCAAGGTCTACGTCGCCGAGTCCGCCGACGCCACGGCCTACCTGGTCACCCCGAAGGTCGACGTCCTCGCGGCGCTGGTGGAGAAGACGGCCCCCGCGGCCGTCCTGATCGCCGCCACCGCCGATGGCAAGGAGGTCGCCGGTCGGCTGGCCGCGCGCACTGGCTCCGGCCTGCTGGTCGACGCCATCGGCATCGAAGGCTCCGCCGGTGATGTCACCGCGGTGCAGTCGATCTTCGGTGGCGCGTTCGTGGTCAAGTCGAAGTCCAACAAGGGCACGCCGATCGTGTCGGTGCGTCCCGGTGGCCTCGAGGCCGAGCCCGCCCAGGGCGCGGCGGCCGAGGAGACCGTGGACGTGCCTGCGACCGACGCGGCCAAGTCGGCCAGGATCACCGGCCAGGAGCCCATCGTCGGCGGCGACCGCCCCGAGCTCACCGAGGCGTCGATCGTCGTCTCCGGTGGACGCGGTGTCGGCTCGGCCGAGCAGTTCGAGGTCGTCGAGAAGCTCGCGGACGCGTTCGGCGCGGCCGTCGGCGCTTCCCGCGCGGCGGTCGACTCTGGCTACTACCCGGCGCAGTTCCAGGTCGGCCAGACCGGCAAGACCGTGTCCCCGCAGCTGTACGTCGCGCTCGGCATCTCCGGCGCGATCCAGCACCGCGCGGGCATGCAGACCTCGAAGACCATCGTCGCGGTCAACAAGGACGCCGAGGCGCCGATCTTCGAGATCGCCGACTTCGGTGTCGTCGGCGACCTGTTCGCCGTCGCGCCGCAGCTGACCGATGAGGTCGCCAAGCGCAAGGGCTGA
- a CDS encoding GNAT family N-acetyltransferase — protein MTQAHVLVSTPESGPDAPRYSLLVAQDGAEVRAAQRLRHQVFAEEMGATLHSSEAGLDVDHFDEFCDHLVVREESTGEIVGTYRMLPPERAAEAGSLYSETEFDLSKLVDLRSALVETGRSCVHADHRTGAVVSLVWAGIARYMLLSGRSWLAGCASVPLADGGSLAAGVWNTVRAKHYADERYRVQPLNPWDAGSVAAPARAVMPPLLKGYLRLGAWVCGPPALDADFGVADFFVLLGLEHVDQRYLKFFLGE, from the coding sequence ATGACGCAGGCCCACGTGCTGGTGAGCACCCCCGAGTCGGGACCGGACGCTCCCCGCTATTCGCTGCTCGTTGCTCAGGACGGCGCCGAGGTGCGCGCCGCGCAGAGACTGCGCCACCAGGTTTTCGCCGAGGAGATGGGCGCGACGCTGCACTCGTCGGAAGCGGGCCTCGACGTCGACCACTTCGACGAGTTCTGCGACCACCTGGTGGTGCGCGAGGAGTCCACCGGCGAGATCGTCGGCACCTACCGGATGCTGCCGCCGGAGCGCGCCGCCGAGGCGGGCAGCCTGTACTCCGAGACCGAGTTCGACCTGTCCAAGCTGGTCGACCTGCGCTCGGCCCTGGTCGAGACCGGCCGCTCCTGTGTGCACGCCGACCACCGCACCGGCGCCGTGGTCAGCCTGGTGTGGGCCGGGATCGCCCGCTACATGCTGCTCTCGGGCCGCAGCTGGCTGGCGGGCTGCGCGTCGGTGCCGCTGGCCGACGGCGGCTCGCTGGCCGCCGGGGTGTGGAACACCGTGCGCGCCAAGCACTACGCCGACGAGCGCTACCGCGTCCAGCCGCTGAACCCGTGGGACGCCGGCTCGGTTGCCGCGCCCGCGCGCGCGGTCATGCCACCGCTGCTCAAGGGCTATCTGCGCCTGGGCGCCTGGGTGTGCGGCCCGCCCGCGCTCGACGCCGACTTCGGTGTCGCCGACTTCTTCGTGCTTCTCGGCCTCGAGCACGTCGACCAGCGGTACCTGAAGTTCTTCCTGGGGGAGTAG
- a CDS encoding electron transfer flavoprotein subunit beta/FixA family protein, giving the protein MPNIVVLVKQVPDTYSERKLSDSDHTLDRESADAVLDEINERAVEEALLIKEAQGGEVTVLSVGPDRATEAIRKALSMGADKAVHVSDPALHGSCVLQTSKVIAAAIGKVDGVDLVIAGNEATDGRSGAVPAILAELLGYPQLTHARKVTIEGTTIKVERETDEGITHLEASLPAVVSVGEKINEPRYPSFKGIMAAKKKPVDTLTVADLGIDASEVGLANATSSVVEAAPKPPRAAGQRVSDEGDGGVKIAEYLISQKLI; this is encoded by the coding sequence ATGCCAAACATCGTTGTCCTGGTCAAGCAGGTGCCAGACACCTACTCGGAGCGCAAGCTCTCCGACTCCGACCACACGCTGGATCGTGAGTCCGCCGACGCGGTGCTCGACGAGATCAACGAGCGCGCCGTCGAGGAAGCGCTGCTGATCAAGGAGGCACAGGGCGGCGAGGTCACCGTGCTCAGCGTCGGTCCCGACCGTGCCACCGAGGCCATCCGCAAGGCCCTCTCGATGGGCGCGGACAAGGCGGTCCACGTCTCCGACCCCGCGCTGCACGGCTCGTGCGTCCTACAGACCTCCAAGGTCATCGCCGCGGCGATCGGCAAGGTCGACGGCGTCGACCTGGTCATCGCGGGCAACGAGGCGACGGACGGTCGTTCCGGTGCCGTTCCGGCGATCCTCGCCGAGCTGCTGGGCTACCCGCAGCTCACCCACGCCCGCAAGGTCACCATCGAGGGCACCACGATCAAGGTCGAGCGCGAGACCGACGAGGGCATCACGCACCTCGAGGCCTCCCTGCCCGCCGTGGTCAGCGTCGGCGAGAAGATCAACGAGCCGCGCTACCCCTCGTTCAAGGGGATCATGGCCGCCAAGAAGAAGCCGGTCGACACCCTCACGGTGGCCGATCTCGGCATCGACGCGAGCGAGGTCGGCCTGGCCAACGCCACGTCCAGCGTGGTCGAGGCGGCCCCGAAGCCGCCGCGTGCGGCAGGCCAGCGCGTGAGCGACGAGGGTGACGGCGGCGTGAAGATCGCCGAGTACCTGATCTCCCAGAAGCTCATCTGA
- a CDS encoding cysteine desulfurase family protein gives MTYLDHAATTPILPQVAEALTKALTTYGNASSLHTSGRRARRAVEEAREALAAALGARPSEVIFTSGGTESDNLAVKGIFWARRAENPARRRVLVSAVEHHAVLDAALWLAEHEDAEVTLLEVDAFGRVHEDTLRAAIAEDPASVAVVSVMWANNEVGTVNPVGELARACAAHGIPFHTDAVQAVGVLPVDFAASGASALTVSGHKVGGPFGVGALLLGRDVPCTPVSHGGGQERDVRSGTLDTPAIVAFAEAVRVAADERVERAERLAELRDDLITRMRAVLPDAVLNGDPGQSTVDAGPSRLPGNAHFSFPGCEGDSLLMLLDARGIECSTGSACTAGVAQPSHVLLAMGAEAALARGSLRFSLGHTSDEADVDALIAAIAPVVERARSAGLAGMRRSKSPAEV, from the coding sequence ATGACCTATCTCGACCACGCCGCCACCACGCCGATCCTGCCCCAGGTGGCCGAGGCGTTGACCAAGGCGTTGACCACCTACGGCAACGCCTCGTCCCTGCACACCTCCGGCCGCCGCGCCCGGCGCGCGGTCGAGGAGGCGCGCGAGGCGTTGGCCGCGGCCCTGGGTGCCCGCCCGTCCGAGGTGATCTTCACCTCCGGCGGCACCGAGAGCGACAACCTCGCGGTCAAGGGCATCTTCTGGGCCCGCCGGGCGGAGAACCCGGCCCGCAGGCGCGTGCTGGTCTCCGCGGTCGAACACCACGCCGTGCTCGACGCCGCGCTGTGGCTGGCCGAGCACGAGGACGCCGAGGTCACCCTGCTGGAGGTCGACGCGTTCGGCCGCGTCCACGAGGACACCCTGCGCGCCGCCATCGCCGAGGATCCCGCGTCCGTGGCGGTCGTCAGCGTGATGTGGGCCAACAACGAGGTCGGCACGGTCAACCCGGTCGGTGAGCTGGCTCGCGCGTGCGCCGCGCACGGCATCCCGTTCCACACCGACGCGGTGCAGGCCGTCGGCGTGCTGCCGGTCGACTTCGCCGCCAGCGGCGCGAGCGCGCTGACGGTGTCCGGCCACAAGGTCGGCGGCCCGTTCGGCGTCGGCGCACTGCTGCTGGGCCGCGATGTGCCGTGCACGCCCGTGTCGCACGGCGGCGGCCAAGAGCGCGACGTGCGCTCCGGAACTCTCGACACGCCCGCCATAGTCGCTTTCGCCGAGGCCGTCCGCGTCGCGGCCGACGAGCGCGTCGAGCGGGCCGAGCGGCTCGCCGAACTGCGCGACGACCTGATCACCCGAATGCGTGCGGTGCTGCCCGACGCGGTGCTCAACGGCGACCCCGGTCAGTCCACTGTGGACGCCGGTCCGTCCAGGCTGCCGGGCAACGCGCACTTCTCGTTCCCCGGTTGCGAGGGCGACAGCCTGCTGATGCTGCTCGACGCCAGGGGCATCGAGTGCTCCACCGGCTCGGCCTGCACCGCCGGTGTCGCCCAGCCCAGCCACGTGCTGCTCGCGATGGGCGCCGAAGCCGCGCTCGCCCGCGGCTCGCTGCGCTTCTCCCTCGGGCACACGTCCGACGAGGCCGACGTGGACGCGCTGATCGCGGCCATCGCGCCCGTGGTCGAACGGGCCCGCAGCGCCGGACTCGCCGGGATGCGGCGGTCGAAGTCTCCAGCGGAGGTATGA
- a CDS encoding 1-acyl-sn-glycerol-3-phosphate acyltransferase has protein sequence MSHAWMPASPCGPSCLADDEPAVGRARVVARLAGAVGVLLASLLALPLLPIVGRGGRELIAKGIFRALLGAFGVRMTVTGELPPAKGRGALVTANHISWLDIAAVNAVRPMRALAKLDIRSWPVLGPIVAAAGSVFLDRENLRALPKTMTELSEVMRAGSQVYVCPEGTTWCGQGLGKFRHAVFQAAIDGGVPVRPLALRYRLADGRETSAPSFIGDETIIDSVLRVARLRGLVLELYVLDEIAPGRAADRRELAALTEAATNSALGRVMLPAQRRRIPRTAPRHQDTPLAG, from the coding sequence ATGTCGCACGCGTGGATGCCTGCCTCGCCTTGCGGGCCGTCGTGCCTGGCCGATGACGAGCCCGCGGTCGGCCGCGCGCGGGTCGTCGCCCGGCTCGCGGGCGCGGTCGGCGTGCTGCTGGCCAGCCTGCTCGCGCTGCCGCTGCTGCCGATCGTGGGCCGCGGCGGCCGGGAGCTGATCGCCAAGGGGATCTTCCGGGCGCTGCTGGGCGCGTTCGGCGTGCGCATGACGGTCACCGGTGAGCTGCCGCCCGCGAAGGGGCGCGGCGCGCTGGTGACCGCCAACCACATCTCGTGGCTCGACATCGCCGCGGTCAACGCCGTGCGGCCGATGCGGGCGCTGGCCAAGCTCGACATCCGATCCTGGCCCGTCCTGGGGCCGATCGTCGCGGCGGCGGGCTCGGTGTTCCTGGACCGGGAGAACCTGCGCGCCCTGCCCAAGACGATGACCGAGCTGTCCGAGGTCATGCGCGCCGGATCGCAGGTCTATGTCTGCCCCGAGGGGACGACGTGGTGCGGACAGGGCCTCGGCAAGTTCCGGCACGCGGTGTTCCAGGCCGCCATCGACGGCGGCGTGCCGGTGCGCCCGCTGGCGCTGCGCTACCGGCTGGCCGACGGCCGGGAGACCAGCGCGCCGTCGTTCATCGGCGACGAGACGATCATCGACTCGGTGCTGCGGGTGGCCCGGCTGCGTGGGCTCGTGCTCGAACTGTACGTGCTCGACGAGATCGCGCCGGGCCGCGCCGCCGACCGCCGCGAACTGGCCGCGCTGACCGAGGCGGCGACCAACTCCGCGCTCGGCCGGGTCATGCTGCCCGCCCAGCGGCGCCGGATCCCGCGGACCGCCCCGCGCCACCAGGACACCCCGCTGGCCGGATAA
- the mnmA gene encoding tRNA 2-thiouridine(34) synthase MnmA, protein MRVLAAMSGGVDSAVAAARAVEAGHEVVGVHLALSAKPGTLRTGSRGCCTVEDAHDARRVADLLGIPFYVWDFAERFTEDVVEDFVAEYAAGRTPNPCLKCNERIKFEALLDKAIALGFDAVCTGHYARLSQVDGRPELRRSADLGKDQSYVLASLTPQQLSHAMFPLGDSVKADVRAEAESRGLMVAEKPDSYDICFIPDGDTRAFLTNKLGTRPGQLVDDETGAVLGVHTGVHGFTVGQRHGLGIDTPAPDGRPRYVLGLEPVSGTVRVGSIDKLAVRQIVAARPIWPSGVPLAGSVDCVAQVRAHGGTAPATAELVDGDLVVNPSEDLRGVAPGQAVVLYRPDTDGDVVLGSGMIVTTQ, encoded by the coding sequence GTGCGTGTTCTGGCCGCGATGAGCGGCGGAGTCGATTCGGCCGTGGCCGCCGCGCGCGCGGTCGAGGCGGGCCATGAGGTCGTCGGGGTGCATCTGGCCCTGTCGGCCAAGCCGGGCACCCTGCGCACGGGCTCGCGCGGCTGCTGCACCGTCGAGGACGCCCACGACGCGCGCCGGGTGGCCGACCTGCTCGGCATCCCGTTCTACGTCTGGGACTTCGCCGAGCGCTTCACCGAGGACGTCGTCGAGGACTTCGTCGCCGAGTACGCCGCGGGCCGCACCCCTAACCCGTGCCTCAAGTGCAACGAGCGGATCAAGTTCGAGGCCCTGCTGGACAAGGCCATCGCCCTGGGGTTCGACGCGGTCTGCACCGGCCACTACGCCCGACTGTCCCAGGTGGACGGTCGGCCGGAGCTGCGGCGCAGCGCCGACCTTGGCAAGGACCAGTCCTACGTCCTGGCCTCGCTCACCCCGCAGCAGCTCAGCCACGCGATGTTCCCCCTCGGCGACTCGGTGAAGGCCGATGTCCGCGCCGAGGCCGAGTCGCGCGGTCTGATGGTCGCGGAGAAGCCGGACTCCTACGACATTTGCTTCATCCCCGACGGCGACACCCGCGCGTTCCTGACGAACAAGCTCGGCACCCGCCCCGGCCAGTTGGTCGACGACGAGACCGGCGCCGTGCTCGGCGTGCACACGGGCGTGCACGGGTTCACCGTCGGCCAGCGCCATGGCCTGGGCATCGACACCCCCGCCCCGGACGGCAGGCCCCGGTACGTCCTCGGGCTGGAGCCGGTCAGCGGGACCGTCCGGGTCGGCTCGATCGACAAGCTCGCCGTGCGCCAGATCGTCGCCGCCCGCCCCATCTGGCCCTCCGGCGTCCCGCTGGCGGGCTCGGTGGACTGCGTGGCCCAGGTCCGCGCGCATGGGGGCACCGCTCCGGCGACCGCGGAACTGGTCGACGGCGACCTCGTCGTCAATCCGTCGGAGGACCTTCGCGGTGTCGCACCGGGTCAGGCGGTCGTCCTTTATCGACCGGACACCGACGGTGACGTCGTCCTCGGCAGTGGAATGATCGTCACCACTCAGTAA